DNA from Archaeoglobus veneficus SNP6:
ATGAATACATCAGAAACTGGATTTGCCAGTGGCAGGACGGCAAGGTCGTCATAATCTGGCCTGAAAACGTAGCAACCGGAGAATACGTACAGCCAGAGTGGATCGAATAAACTGATAATTTTTCATCAACTCTTTTATTTTGATTCTGCATAGTTTATGGGAAAAGTAGAAATATTGCAAATTCTTCACATTCTCACATGCCCGACAAAATCGATGCTCTCGACATCAGAGTTCTCGTCGAGCTGCAGGAGGACGCGAGAAAAAGTCTGAGAGAGATCGCCGAAAAGCTTGGCGTTGCAGAAGGGACAGTTTACAACCGTATAAACAAGATGAAAAGAATGGGCGTCATTCAGAAGTTCATTCCGATAATAGATTACTCCAAGCTCGGATTTGATCTCATAGCAGTAATAGGCGTTACGGCTGAAGGTGGGCATCTAATCGAAGTTGAAGAGATGCTCGCAAATGAGCCAAACGTTACCGCAGTATACGATGTGACTGGCGAGTTCGACGTCATAACCGTTGCAAAATTCAAGGATAGAGAATCCCTAAACGCCTTCGTCAAGCGGATTGCTGGCTTGGAGCACGTTAAAAAGACATACACAATGCTCGTCCTCAATGTTGTGAAGGAAACTCACAGCATAAACCTTGCCAAATTGATGGAGGGGGAGTTGAAGGTGGATTAGTCAAAAAGCTTTCCAAGGTGGTCAAGCACGTAATCAGGCTTTTCTCCATGCCTTTCAATCATTTGTTCCAGATTTTCCTTCGTTGTAACTCCCGACAGGACGAGGAGCGTCGTCGCCCCGATTGCCTTCCCCGCTTTCACATCGATGTCGATCTGATCGCCAACCACCACGACTTCATCAGCTTTAAGGCCGAGGATGTCGAGCGCCTCTTCCATTATCACCTTCGACGGCTTTCCTATAACAACGTCAGGCATCCTGCCAGTCATCCAGTAAAGCGATCCTATAATCATTCCAGTTCCGGGAATCGGGCCATCTTCAGCGGGAAAAATCCTGTCGGGGTTTGTCGCAATGTACCTCGTGCCTGCAAGGCAGCATCGCAGAGCTTTAGTCATTATCTCAAAGTTTATTCCCCTGTTCGAGCCAACAACAAGATATTCGGCATCTCTGTAATCAACGATTTCGTGGCCAGCAAGCTCGAGTTCTTCTATCAGCCCCTTCTCGCCGGTTGTGAAGATTTTCGCTTTCCCGGCTTCTCTCTTCAAATAGCGGGCGGTGGCGAAGGTTGCGAGGAGCATTTCATCCTCGTGAACATCCAATCCGAAACGCTGAAAACGGTCGATCATTATCGTCCTGCTTCTCGTGGAATTGTTCGACACAAAAACGAGCTTTTTTCCAAATTCCCGTAGTTTCTTAACAGCCTCAACGCCTTCAGGAATTGGCGTCTCACCCCTGCCTATCACGCCATCGATGTCGAGAATGAAGCCTTTCTTTTCGAGTAGCGGATGCATGCTGCCGTTACGAGATCATTCTTTAAATTTTGTTCGCTCTAAAGCTCTATGCTAAAGCTCAATGCGATACTTCGTCTTCATTACTCCCTCCCTTATACCGTACCTCGCTTTTCCTTCAGCAATCACTCTGAACGCGTGGTCTATCACCTTCCTGTAGAAATCGCAGTAGGGGCTCTTTTCAAACATACTGCCGTTCTCAGCATACACCTCTGCTGGACAGGGTGCTCCACATATGTGCCTGTAAGGACAAATCCGGCACTCCTCGATTTTCTCCACCACTCTGCCTCTAACCTCTTTGAACGGGCAGACGTTTGTATTGATTCTTCCATCGTCCAGCACATCTTTAAGCTCCGCCGAAAATTCATGGAAGCCTATGAACTCCCCGCAAGGATATACCTTCATATCCGGTGTGATGGCGAAAAATCTGCGTCCCGCTCCACACGGCGAGATGTCGCACTGCAGCACCCTTGATGTAGGGGCGACGATTCCCAACAGAATGTTGGCAAAATCTCCAATGACGATTCTCTCCCCACTCTCTGTTAACTCTATTGCCCTGTCCACCGCCTTTATGAAGTACTCCGCAGCAGCATCGACTGGCGGTCTAAGTTTTCTGCCACCTGCACTCGTGCCTCTCACGGGGTTCATTAGGCATACTTCAACCTTCCCGGCGAGGAAATCCACCATTTCGGGAAGCTGGGTATAGTTGTAGCGGTTAATCGTTGTGATAACGTTAAGGTGTTTGTACCCTCGCATTACCCCTAAAATCCTGCTAACAGCGTTGAAGTGCCCCTCACCCCTCAGAAAATCGTTTGTTTTTATGTCCGGCGAGTCAAACGAGATGCCAAGGTTGACTTCTCTCTCCATTATAAACTCCATATCTTCGTCGTTCAGAAGAAATCCATTCGTCTGAATCCCATAGTTGAACTGTCTATTTTCCTCGATAACCCTGAAAATTACGTCTTTGGCAAGCAGAGGTTCCGCTCCGTGGAAGATGATCCACTCAACTCCCGCTTTTTTCAGCACGTCGAGGATCTCGCCCATCTCCTCGTAGTCCATCGTTTGTCCTCTTCGTTTGACTTCTGGAGGGATGTAGCAGTAGGGGCATGAGGCGTTACAGGAATCGGTTACGTTGATGTAAACGGTTCTGATTGAAACTTCCGATCTGTAGCGAGCCATCTCCTGCTGTAATATCTCTCTGTTCTCGAGCCACAACCTTTCCACATTTTCAGGAAGTTCCTGCTCCGTTGAGGTTGCCCAGAAGACGGATTCTGGATCGATGAACACTGAAAAATCGTTAAAGTTAATCATATTGAGCATTTTGGCCACCTCCAAAAATTAGAAGGGGGATTTCTCCCCCTGCATAACATAGTGCGTCAGCCCCCCATCCTCACTATCGCACTCCAGTCTGTACGCCCGGACTTTCTTCTTCATGCTATACATAGAATTGCCGAAACTTAACTGTCTTTCAGTAGAAGCAAAGGTTTTTCTGCTTAATTACAGATATCATACACCGCAATCTATTTAAAAGTGCAGTGTAGTCTTCCTATAATAATTATAATGAACTCGGGGGCATTCACGATGACCAGTAACCTGAAAGAAAGACTGAAAGAATCAGGTAAAACATTCCTCGTCGGCATCGCCGGCGATAGCGGTTCGGGAAAGACGACTTTTGCAAACGCCATAAGGAATTTGCTTGGCAACGACATCGTTTCGAGTATAACTCTCGACGACTACCACGTTTACGACAGGCAGACGAGATGGAAGCTCAACATAACACCTCTGCATCCCGAAGCCAACAACCTCAAGCTCGTTGAAACCCACCTCATGCTGTTAAAGAAGGGGGAAACGATAAGAAAGCCAACCTACGACCACAGCACTGGCACTTTTGGTGAGTGGGAGGATTTCACGCCAACTCCAGTCGTTATCGTCGAGGGTTTGCATACTCTATACGATGGTCTTCGCAATTACCTCGACTTCAGGATTTTCGTTGATCCTGCCCGCTACATAAAACGCAGGTGGAAGATAAAGAGAGATGTCGAGGAGAGAGGCTACAACAGGCAGAAAGTCGTTGAAGAGATAATCAGGAGAGAATCTGACTACAAGCGGTACATAGACTTCCAGAAGATATACGCCGATGTTGTAATCAAGATATTTCCTACAGCTTTGCAGAGCGTTGAGCGCATAACATACCTCACCGAAGCGCCGCCCGAACTGTACAAGGTTAGGCTGATTCTCAAGAGTGGAGATTTTGTGCCGACCGAGCCAATAAAGCTTGATATAGACCTATCAGCATTTGTAAGGGCGAGCGAGAAGGATTTCGCTCTTGGCTTCTTCTCCGACTACTACTACGAGAAGCCCGCAAGCTTCATAGACATCGACGGCCTGATGAACGTTGAACTTTTCTCGACGTTGCTGGACATTCTGAAGAAGGAAGTTGGAGCGGACGTGGAGTGGAAGATGAATACATACGTGAACGCAATAGAGGTTGCCAAGCTCCTTGTCTGCTGGAGATTTCTCGAACTCATAAAATTCAGACTGGAGGCGGAATTATGAAGAGGCTAATTATAAAAGACATAGAGAAGTGTGTTGGTTGTGGAATGTGTATGTACGCCTGCTCGAGGCGAAAAGGTGAGGCAGGTATAGACTCATCTGGCATTCTCGCTGTAAGCCTTAGCGGTTTTGAGAGGGGTGCAACTGTCATCTTTTGCAGAGCATGCATCGAGCCCCCATGCGTACAGGTATGCCCTACGAATGCTTTAAGACCAAGAAAGGGTGGAGGGGTCGTTTACAACGAGAAGGACTGCATAGCATGTGGTAACTGCATAAATGCCTGCACGATCGGAGCGATATTCAGAAGAAGTGACGGAAAACCGGCAGTCTGCATACACTGCGGCTACTGCGCGAACTACTGCCCACACGGCGTTCTCGGCTTTGAGGAAATAACTGCAGGAAAAGTGGTAACGGAGGAGGTGGAAGCATGCTGACTAGGGTGCTAACAATAGACCTCTCCAGCTATACATACAGCATTGACGACAGAAGAGACCTCTTTGAGGAATGGTTGGGCGGCGTGGGTGTTGCAGTTCAGCTTTTAAAGGAGAACATGGATGTTAACGCCGATCCGTTAAGCGAGGAGAACGTCATAGTTTTCGCTGTAGGGCCATTAACGTCAGCCTATCCTCTTGCATCAAAAACCGTTGCTCTATTCAAGAGTCCGCTAACGGGAAACCTTGGTGAAAGCCATGCAGGTGGGAGAACTGCGACAAGCATGGCAAACGCCGGATACGGAGCTATAGTGATAAAGGGAAGAAGCAAGAAGCCCGTTTACGTTGTAATAGATAACGGCAAGGTGCACTTCAGGGACGCCAGAGTTATCTGGGGAATTGAGGATTCACTCATAGTCGGAAGGATCATTGCAGAAAAAGAGCCCGGAAGAGGTACGAGGACTGTAATGAGGATAGGAGGGGGCGGAGAGAAGCTTGTAAGATACGCGTGCGTTACGACGGAGACCTACAGACATTTCGGTAGGCTTGGACTGGGAGCCGTCTTCGGTTCCAAGAATCTCAAGGCCATCGTCATCAACGGGAGAGGTAGCAGAAAGGTCGTGAATAGAAGGGCGTACAGAGAAATTTACGACGAGATATTCAGGCTGGCAATTGAATCCAACGCCATGAAGAAATACCATTTAATCGGCACCGCCGTCAACGTAAACCCCCTCAACGAGATTGGAGGTTTGCCAACTAAAAACCTGAAACAGACGAGGTTTGAGAATGCAGAGGAGATAAGTGGTGAGAGTCTTGCAGAAAGGATAGGCAGAAGGGTTGCGTGCAGCCATTGCCCGGTTGCGTGCGTTCACATAGCTGTTTTAAGGCTGCCGTACGAGAACGAGCCGTATTTCTACAAGACCATCATGATCTCCTACGACTACGAACTGATATACTCCCTCGGCTCAATGCTTGGAATCGGTTCGAAGGAGGGACTGCTCAGGCTAATCCACAGAGTTGAAACGTACACACTTGATGCCATGAGTACGGGAGTGTGCCTTGCTTGGGCAACGGAGGCGCTTGAAAGAGGAATTATAAGCAAAGAAGATACCATCGTCGATTTGAAGTTTGGAGACTGTGATGCCTACATCAAGGCGATAGACTACATAGTCAGACAACCAAACGACTTCTACAAGAATTTGGCGTACGGTGTTGAGCACGCAGCGAAGGTTTACGGTGGAAAAGAGTTCGCCCTAACTTTCGGTAAAAACGAAATGCCCGGATACCATACGGGATATGCAGCACACATAGGCTACCTCATTGGACTGAGACATAGCCATCTCGATAATGCGGGCTACTCGCTGGATCAGAAGCTCAAGGAGTATCCCGAGCCAGAAGAGCTCGTCGGAAAGCTCATCAAAGAGGAGCAGTGGAGACAGGTGCTTTCGAGTCTCGTGGTGTGCTTCTTTGCAAGAGGTGTTTATACGGCAGATATTGTATGCAAAGCCTTCAAGCCTCTCGGAATTGAAATAGGTGAGGACGAACTGAACAGGATAGGGGAAAAAATCTACTTCGAAAAGCTGAGACTGAAGAAGCAGATGGGCTTTGACGTGAGCAAACTCAGGATACCGAAGAGGATATTCGAAGTTGAAACACCCCATGGAAAGCTGAGCGAAGACTACATCAGAAGAGCACTCGACTACTACGCAAAGATCGTCAGCGAAGTATAACAGCTGTGACTATGCCAAAAGCGCAGGCGGCGATCTCCGGCATCTCAGAGATGTTGCTTAAAAGTCTGGATAGATCGAGGTAAGCGATAAAAGTGTCTCCGCTTTCCTTGGCAACTCTCCAGTACCTCTTTTTATCCTTTTTGATTCTCTCAGCCCTCTCCTTAATGTGCTCCTCGAGCTTTCCGTGTTTTACGCTCTCGTAGAGTGCTGTTGTTGCCCAGACGTAGAAGTCCGTGACGGAGTAGTCGGCAATTCTCAGATGGAGCTTCAGGTCTTTATCGCCGATGTCGCCTATTTCTCCAACGTAGACCTCATTTATGGCGAATGGTTTCAGTTCTCTGTAATCTCTGGCGGAAGTTAAAACGGGACAGAGATAGCATGATGCGAGGGCTATAGTTTCGACTTCTGGGGAAGGATTGAGGGATTCCACGAACTGCCTGACGTCTTCAAAGGGATAGTCAATCTTTACAAAGGGCTTTTTCTCGATTTTCTCCCCGATTTCCTCAGCAAGCCATCGAGGGACTCCAACGTTTCTATACCTGAATTTCTTGGCAACGAAATCAACGATAGTTTGGTCTTCTTTGAAGTATAGAACTCCTCTCAAGTTTTTGATTAGCCATGCAATTTGGGTGAACATCGGGATTCGTATTGTTAGAAAAAATTAAAGATTCTTTCTAAACCCGATCTACAGATATTGGGGTATAAAAATGAATCCCGTCGCCCATTACATGCTCGCATGGCTCGTTGGTAAGCATGAAATTAGAGAAGGAAAGCTACCGTACCCACTCATAGCCTCTCTGCTACCCGATATCGAGTTCTACTTTAGTTTTTGCTTAAACTTTTTCTTAGAATACCATTCCACCATTAGCCACTCCTAAAGTAAGATACTTGCGTACAATGCTGACATTCCTCTTCCAGCCCTCAGAGCTGCATATATCTTGTTGGAGATTTCGTTTGTATTCTGCTGCATCATACTTTATCTACAAAAGAGAATATCCGTGGCAAATTCGGGTAGAAACGATCAAAGTCCAAAATTCGCTACAAACCCAGCTTCGGCACCGTTAGTTCAGAGTTTATACGTTATTCTTAGGATGAAGCCCAAGTTTTAACACTGGCGCACCTCAAACCTCTTCAGACAGTAGTCAAGGATGACCTTCAGGCCTTTTGCAAAATCTATGCCCAGAACGATCTCATCAACATTTTTGGTCGTTTCAATAAACCCATCACACGAAATGCCCGGTTCAAGAATTTTAACCTTACCGAACGTGCCAGACGATCGAGCTATAGATCCATCGGGTAGTATGAGTTCCCTTACGTGCAGTTCCATCTCGTGCAGGCGAAGTTCCCTGAAAACGTTCTCGGGAACTAAAGCAAACCCTTCGTAGCCCGTATCAAAAACTGCAAGAACTGCTCCTTCTACAGGAAATCTTTTTGGTACAAATGGATTTTCCAGCACAATTTCCAGTACGGGCACGCCATCAAGAAGGTAATTCATGTTCTTACCCTGTAGCCACTCCTTACAGTAGTCTTGATTTTCTCAGATGAAACGATTTTCAAGCCGCGCACATCAATCTTTTTCTCTTTTAATAAGGCTGCGAGCTCATCGAGGGATTCTGCTTCTCCAACCAACACATCTCCTTTATACGCCCTGAACGTTCTCCTCTGACCACTCTCCAGTGAAAACAAGTAGTTTCTCAAGGCATCTTCCACTACCTTAGAAAGTGCGCCCTTACTCGAACCGTAAAGCTTGCTGACAACATTTCTCAGTATCTCTTCGATTTCATCGCTCAGAACTATTGTTAGCGTTCCCATATATGTATTTAGTATGTATTTTGTATTTAAATTTAGCGAACGATAAGCTAATACTCTAATTCATCACAATCCTGTACTCGTCCAGCCTCCCCTCGGCTTCATGTATCTTCTCCCGAAACTCCTTCAAGAACATGCTAACGAGTTCGGCAGCCCTCTTCTTGCAGTGTCCGCAGAGTAACTTCCCACCTTTGCATTCACTCCTCAACTCTTCAAGCTCCCTATCATCTAAAAGCAGGTGAATCATGTACAGTTCGAAGACTGAACACTTCTCGGGTTCGCCACCAAGCCTGCGCTGCTCTTCGGCACTACCTCTTCCACCTGTTATGGCCTTCATCACCTTCTTTCCAGCCTCCTCTGGCTCGTCAAAGAGAGAGATGTAGCTTTCCGGCCTGCTGCTTGACATCTTTCCTCCCGTCAAGCCAGTGATGAAACGGTGGTATGTTGAAGATGGTGGGATGAAAGCAAAACCACCGAGTTCAAGCTCTATTTTCCTTACTACCTCCTCGATTTTCTTTCTATCACCAAAAGCATCGATGTGTTCCTCGTAAACTTTCTTCTCGAACTCGAGCTTTGGAGATAATTTCCTGAGATATTCGCTGCCTTTCCTGCTCCTAATTCTCATTCCACCCTCTATGGGCTCCAGTGCGAATGTGCTCACCCTCGCAGCTAAATCTCTCGTCAGTCTGATGTGCGGATCTTGATCGGCTCCAACAGGGATTACAACAGGCTTGGGCCCACCAAACTCCTTGAGCTGGGGATGGAGGATGTCTGCAGCCTGAACAGAGGTGACGAACATCTTCGCAAGAGGTACATCAGAGGTAAATCCATATATGGCTTTGAGTTCGCTCCAGTTGACTTCCGTCGCTAACTCGAACGCCAAATCCTTCACTGCGTTGCTTGCAGACTGGAAATAGATTATTGCGTTATCTGGCTTCAGTCCGAGGGCTATGATGCTCTTTATGTACATCATGCCAATTTCTCTGGTTTTCTCCCATGGCAGCTTTCTGACTACATGAGCCTCCATGTCGGCAATGGCAACATGGGCAAAGCCGCCTGCATTCTGATGCCAGATTATCTCGTCCATGGTCATCTTGTGGCCAAAGTGTGGAAGGCCTGAAGGCATAAAGCCGGACATAACGGCCCAGGGCTTTCTATTCACAATTGCATCGATTATCCTATCATAATCGCGATGACCGAAGATGATTCCTCTTCTCATAAGATGATTTGGTTCAGGAACTTTATCAAGCAACTCCGCAAAGGGTTGCATCCCGAACTCTTTAATGAGTCTGCCGTAATCTATGACACCTTCGACCTCCCACGGAGTGACTTTCATGTTCTTGCTTTGCATGTTATCCATGCTCCCCGCTTTTGCTTGCGATTTAATATCTTTCTGTTATCCCGTGTACTTCACATTACAAAGCTCAAGGCTAATTCTATTTAGGCTGCCCAAATAATAACCAACGAAAATTATTTAAAATTTGATATTTAATATACTGCCATGAAACTTTCCCTAAGAAAGGGGTTCAGTTTTGGGCTCGCATCTGGCGTAATCACGACTCTCGGCATGATGGTGGGTGTGCACGCCAGTACTCACTCAAAGGTTGCTGTCATCGGAGGTATAATTGCAATAGCCATAGCAGATGCATTCTCCGACGCCGTGGGCATTCACATATCCGAAGAATCTGAAAACAAGCATTCTGCAAGAGAAATCTGGGAATCCACCTTTTCGACGTTCATCTCAAAATTCTTCTTTGCCCTGACTTTTGTCATCCCCGTTCTGCTTTTCGATTTATTTACCGCCATTGTGGTCAGCGTGGTATGGGGGCTTTCTCTGATAACGGTGTTCAGCTATTATCTGGCCAAACAGCAAAGCGTTGAAGCCTACAAGGTTATTCTGGAACATCTGGGTATAGTCGTTCTGGTTATCGCAGTAACACACTATGTCGGTAGCTGGATTTCAACCGTGTTCGGTAATATTGGACTTTAATTCAATTGTAGTAGTTCCCATACCTCCGCACCCTCATCCTCTCAAGCTCAGGGCAAGCAGACCAAATCCCGTAATGACCATACCAGATATTCTGTTTATCGCAGCCCAGTGATGATCGAACTTTTTGCGAGACATGCCGACAGCGCTGCTCAGGATAAGCCACCATAAGGCTGAGCCCGTGAACACGCCCAAAACAAGCATTCCTGCAGAGATGTAGCTTTCTGAGTTTGCCAGCCCCAGCCCAGCAAATATCGCTGCAAAAGAGAGAATCGTCATTGGATTTGTAATAGTTAGAAAAAACGTTGAGGTGTAAGCACCAATGAGACTGTTTCCTTTCGCTGAAATACCCCGTTCAGCAGGTCTGGACATGAATATCCTGAAACCCAAATAGCAGAGAAACACCCCACCAACAAAGCGAAGCCAAATCTGCTGACTGACAAAGATGCTTGAAATGACTGTCAGCCCAAATGCTGCAATGCAGCCATATACTGCATCAGCCGTGGCAGCCCCTAAACCTGAAGCGAGGCCGGACATACGTCCTTCAGCCAGTGTACGGCGTATGCATAATACACCTGATTGGCCCAATAGGTGCGGCAATTGAGAAACCAACGACGAGTCCTTTGAGCAGAAAATCAATTGCTATCTAAACATCTCAGCAGTGCAATTTCATAGCGGTTTCGGTTTCAGGAATATTCAGCAGTAAAACTCCGCCTTCAAGTCGGTAATTTCTCCAATCCACCTAAAATGCTTCCTGTTTCTCGTAATGATTGCTCGCAGCCCTTATTGATGGCTATTGCGGTGACAGTTACGTCTAGACCAACATTACTTTCTTTTTTTTGGCAAGTTTTCCACATATCCGCAGCCAGTACCGCATCTCTACATTTAAAATTTCCACCTTTCAGACTCAGAAGTCCCGTTATATCAGTCCTTCAAACTCAAGAATTCTCCTTGCCCACCGGAGTTTTTTTCTCTTAAGCCCTTCTGCATCATCAAAATCAAAACCATAGAGAGTTATTCTGCTGGCACCCATCTCCTTCGCGAGAATTGCCGCTCTGTCACCGTCTGTGAAGCCACCGAAGTTGTAGATTCGGTTGAACGGCTTGCTTTGCGTTGTTCCAATGAATCTCCCAACCTTCGGCACCACATCCCTTATCCTGTCCATGTTGTCCCCGTGGGCATGAAGGATGAGTATGCAGCCCTGTTTTTCAAGCTCTACAAGGGTGTCAACGCTTTCCTCCATATCTGTAACGTGGATGTCTGGAGTAAGCTTGCAGCGAAACACAGCCTTTCCCGCCGTTACTATGACCTCCTCCCCAATGTTCTCAATTTCTTCCTCATTTATGGCATATCCTATGACTGCAACGCTTTTCCCCTCTATTTTTTCCCTTAAAACAGAGGAATCAAGGAGCTTTTCCCTACCAAGGCTGTGCATCAGCCTTGCTGCTTCCTCGTCCTTCTCGGCTGAGAATCCAAAATCTGAAAGTATTTGGGAGTAAAAATTGAACCAGTCCTCAAGCTTCATTGCACGCCTTCAGTATCCAGCCTCTTTATACCGATTGCCACCTTCTTGCCTTCGATGTCCCACTCTTTGACGTATCCCTCAGCTTTTCTAAATTCAAGGTTTCTTGCTCTCGTTTCCCTCTTTATGTAGTCTTCCCATCCCCTCACGAGTTCTGCTGGCATGTCCACCGTTACGTCGATGAACTCCTCAACATTCAGATCGAGCTCCTTGCGCATCTCCTGGATTCTCCTGACTACCTCTCTTGCGTAGCACTCCCTTTCGAGTTCTTCGTCGATGACAGTA
Protein-coding regions in this window:
- a CDS encoding Lrp/AsnC family transcriptional regulator, which gives rise to MPDKIDALDIRVLVELQEDARKSLREIAEKLGVAEGTVYNRINKMKRMGVIQKFIPIIDYSKLGFDLIAVIGVTAEGGHLIEVEEMLANEPNVTAVYDVTGEFDVITVAKFKDRESLNAFVKRIAGLEHVKKTYTMLVLNVVKETHSINLAKLMEGELKVD
- a CDS encoding 6-hydroxymethylpterin diphosphokinase MptE-like protein, which encodes MKLEDWFNFYSQILSDFGFSAEKDEEAARLMHSLGREKLLDSSVLREKIEGKSVAVIGYAINEEEIENIGEEVIVTAGKAVFRCKLTPDIHVTDMEESVDTLVELEKQGCILILHAHGDNMDRIRDVVPKVGRFIGTTQSKPFNRIYNFGGFTDGDRAAILAKEMGASRITLYGFDFDDAEGLKRKKLRWARRILEFEGLI
- a CDS encoding clan AA aspartic protease gives rise to the protein MNYLLDGVPVLEIVLENPFVPKRFPVEGAVLAVFDTGYEGFALVPENVFRELRLHEMELHVRELILPDGSIARSSGTFGKVKILEPGISCDGFIETTKNVDEIVLGIDFAKGLKVILDYCLKRFEVRQC
- a CDS encoding 4Fe-4S binding protein gives rise to the protein MKRLIIKDIEKCVGCGMCMYACSRRKGEAGIDSSGILAVSLSGFERGATVIFCRACIEPPCVQVCPTNALRPRKGGGVVYNEKDCIACGNCINACTIGAIFRRSDGKPAVCIHCGYCANYCPHGVLGFEEITAGKVVTEEVEAC
- the cbpB gene encoding peptide-modifying radical SAM enzyme CbpB, producing MLNMINFNDFSVFIDPESVFWATSTEQELPENVERLWLENREILQQEMARYRSEVSIRTVYINVTDSCNASCPYCYIPPEVKRRGQTMDYEEMGEILDVLKKAGVEWIIFHGAEPLLAKDVIFRVIEENRQFNYGIQTNGFLLNDEDMEFIMEREVNLGISFDSPDIKTNDFLRGEGHFNAVSRILGVMRGYKHLNVITTINRYNYTQLPEMVDFLAGKVEVCLMNPVRGTSAGGRKLRPPVDAAAEYFIKAVDRAIELTESGERIVIGDFANILLGIVAPTSRVLQCDISPCGAGRRFFAITPDMKVYPCGEFIGFHEFSAELKDVLDDGRINTNVCPFKEVRGRVVEKIEECRICPYRHICGAPCPAEVYAENGSMFEKSPYCDFYRKVIDHAFRVIAEGKARYGIREGVMKTKYRIEL
- a CDS encoding ribbon-helix-helix domain-containing protein, translated to MGTLTIVLSDEIEEILRNVVSKLYGSSKGALSKVVEDALRNYLFSLESGQRRTFRAYKGDVLVGEAESLDELAALLKEKKIDVRGLKIVSSEKIKTTVRSGYRVRT
- a CDS encoding VIT1/CCC1 transporter family protein, with the translated sequence MKLSLRKGFSFGLASGVITTLGMMVGVHASTHSKVAVIGGIIAIAIADAFSDAVGIHISEESENKHSAREIWESTFSTFISKFFFALTFVIPVLLFDLFTAIVVSVVWGLSLITVFSYYLAKQQSVEAYKVILEHLGIVVLVIAVTHYVGSWISTVFGNIGL
- a CDS encoding tryptophan--tRNA ligase encodes the protein MDNMQSKNMKVTPWEVEGVIDYGRLIKEFGMQPFAELLDKVPEPNHLMRRGIIFGHRDYDRIIDAIVNRKPWAVMSGFMPSGLPHFGHKMTMDEIIWHQNAGGFAHVAIADMEAHVVRKLPWEKTREIGMMYIKSIIALGLKPDNAIIYFQSASNAVKDLAFELATEVNWSELKAIYGFTSDVPLAKMFVTSVQAADILHPQLKEFGGPKPVVIPVGADQDPHIRLTRDLAARVSTFALEPIEGGMRIRSRKGSEYLRKLSPKLEFEKKVYEEHIDAFGDRKKIEEVVRKIELELGGFAFIPPSSTYHRFITGLTGGKMSSSRPESYISLFDEPEEAGKKVMKAITGGRGSAEEQRRLGGEPEKCSVFELYMIHLLLDDRELEELRSECKGGKLLCGHCKKRAAELVSMFLKEFREKIHEAEGRLDEYRIVMN
- a CDS encoding phosphoribulokinase — encoded protein: MTSNLKERLKESGKTFLVGIAGDSGSGKTTFANAIRNLLGNDIVSSITLDDYHVYDRQTRWKLNITPLHPEANNLKLVETHLMLLKKGETIRKPTYDHSTGTFGEWEDFTPTPVVIVEGLHTLYDGLRNYLDFRIFVDPARYIKRRWKIKRDVEERGYNRQKVVEEIIRRESDYKRYIDFQKIYADVVIKIFPTALQSVERITYLTEAPPELYKVRLILKSGDFVPTEPIKLDIDLSAFVRASEKDFALGFFSDYYYEKPASFIDIDGLMNVELFSTLLDILKKEVGADVEWKMNTYVNAIEVAKLLVCWRFLELIKFRLEAEL
- a CDS encoding HAD-IIA family hydrolase, yielding MHPLLEKKGFILDIDGVIGRGETPIPEGVEAVKKLREFGKKLVFVSNNSTRSRTIMIDRFQRFGLDVHEDEMLLATFATARYLKREAGKAKIFTTGEKGLIEELELAGHEIVDYRDAEYLVVGSNRGINFEIMTKALRCCLAGTRYIATNPDRIFPAEDGPIPGTGMIIGSLYWMTGRMPDVVIGKPSKVIMEEALDILGLKADEVVVVGDQIDIDVKAGKAIGATTLLVLSGVTTKENLEQMIERHGEKPDYVLDHLGKLFD
- a CDS encoding aldehyde ferredoxin oxidoreductase family protein, whose amino-acid sequence is MLTRVLTIDLSSYTYSIDDRRDLFEEWLGGVGVAVQLLKENMDVNADPLSEENVIVFAVGPLTSAYPLASKTVALFKSPLTGNLGESHAGGRTATSMANAGYGAIVIKGRSKKPVYVVIDNGKVHFRDARVIWGIEDSLIVGRIIAEKEPGRGTRTVMRIGGGGEKLVRYACVTTETYRHFGRLGLGAVFGSKNLKAIVINGRGSRKVVNRRAYREIYDEIFRLAIESNAMKKYHLIGTAVNVNPLNEIGGLPTKNLKQTRFENAEEISGESLAERIGRRVACSHCPVACVHIAVLRLPYENEPYFYKTIMISYDYELIYSLGSMLGIGSKEGLLRLIHRVETYTLDAMSTGVCLAWATEALERGIISKEDTIVDLKFGDCDAYIKAIDYIVRQPNDFYKNLAYGVEHAAKVYGGKEFALTFGKNEMPGYHTGYAAHIGYLIGLRHSHLDNAGYSLDQKLKEYPEPEELVGKLIKEEQWRQVLSSLVVCFFARGVYTADIVCKAFKPLGIEIGEDELNRIGEKIYFEKLRLKKQMGFDVSKLRIPKRIFEVETPHGKLSEDYIRRALDYYAKIVSEV